Proteins from one Iodobacter fluviatilis genomic window:
- the virB5 gene encoding P-type DNA transfer protein VirB5, whose translation MKKSLISLVLVAAFATQHANATGIPVVDVANLAQTVQQVITAADQLAQMKSQLDQMKQQYDAISGMRGLGDIFNDPALRDALPSDWRQVYDGVKNGKYQGISGTAKAIKDANRIFGCDQQGLTGNRLALCQEQEARNAQNRDLANQAYDAASKRIDQITQLGKQINTTSDPKAIAELQARITNEMNAIQNEQTKLQLMKQIADIEKETYRQRQREAKIQDGRKQVVVQSVQPLTVQ comes from the coding sequence ATGAAAAAATCGCTTATCTCTTTGGTTCTTGTTGCTGCTTTTGCTACTCAACATGCTAATGCAACAGGTATTCCCGTTGTGGACGTTGCTAACCTTGCGCAAACTGTCCAGCAAGTAATTACCGCAGCAGACCAATTAGCACAAATGAAATCGCAGTTAGATCAAATGAAACAGCAATACGATGCTATTTCAGGTATGCGCGGCCTTGGTGATATTTTTAATGACCCTGCTTTGCGTGACGCATTACCTTCTGATTGGCGACAAGTTTATGATGGGGTTAAAAATGGTAAGTATCAGGGTATTTCTGGTACTGCAAAAGCAATTAAAGATGCAAACCGAATTTTCGGTTGTGACCAACAAGGCTTAACAGGCAATCGTTTAGCATTGTGCCAAGAACAAGAAGCGCGTAACGCCCAAAATCGTGACTTAGCGAATCAGGCTTATGATGCGGCATCAAAACGAATTGACCAAATTACGCAACTTGGTAAACAAATCAATACCACATCAGACCCTAAAGCAATTGCCGAATTGCAAGCGCGTATCACTAATGAAATGAACGCGATTCAAAACGAGCAAACCAAGCTGCAATTAATGAAACAAATTGCAGATATTGAAAAAGAAACGTATCGCCAACGTCAGCGTGAAGCGAAAATTCAAGATGGTCGTAAACAGGTTGTTGTTCAATCTGTTCAACCTCTAACAGTTCAATAA
- a CDS encoding type IV secretion system protein: protein MASGVFEYLGVSISNLTSAWVTTASSNAVSAITPVVIAGASLYISIFGYMIIAGRVQNSFQEFLVKCGKLIIVASMAINLGIYQGNIIQMATGLQDGLPQLFGITAPGDTVYTLLDKAYLDGVNDGVHKMFMKADEADWDDVGGTIAYYIMGFTMAIALMVVTIISASYIIISKVALSIILGVGPIFLAGYAFPPTQKFGDQWVSAVMNYVVTAFVAAAVASLCMTIFVKYAGQITFDADATMIQIFYNILSILIVSVVLGLLALQAPSIASSLAGGLGLSSFNPISMASNAVNSVMRGGSKVSNAVQRGAANSTRAVNYAKNPAYRQAVNSRAARSLGFYNRGKSAGDGKVKRNDSGSNANKAQPSQSQTASAYRPAAAKNTAAMNYRPPSRSAASGEKKAA, encoded by the coding sequence ATGGCCTCTGGTGTCTTTGAATATCTTGGTGTGTCAATTAGTAATTTGACTTCCGCATGGGTAACTACGGCATCCAGCAATGCTGTATCTGCAATTACTCCTGTAGTAATTGCAGGTGCATCACTTTATATTTCTATTTTTGGCTACATGATTATTGCGGGTCGTGTTCAGAACTCTTTTCAAGAGTTTCTGGTTAAATGCGGAAAGTTAATAATTGTTGCTTCAATGGCTATTAATTTAGGAATATATCAGGGGAATATCATTCAAATGGCAACCGGACTTCAAGACGGTTTGCCGCAATTATTCGGTATTACCGCACCTGGCGATACTGTATATACCCTCCTTGATAAAGCGTATTTAGACGGTGTTAATGATGGTGTTCATAAAATGTTTATGAAAGCCGATGAAGCCGATTGGGATGATGTTGGGGGAACAATTGCATATTACATAATGGGTTTTACTATGGCGATTGCGCTGATGGTAGTAACTATTATTTCTGCTTCCTACATTATTATTTCTAAAGTCGCTCTTAGTATTATTTTAGGGGTTGGGCCGATATTTCTTGCTGGTTACGCTTTTCCTCCGACTCAAAAGTTTGGCGATCAGTGGGTAAGTGCTGTAATGAATTATGTTGTAACTGCATTTGTCGCTGCTGCTGTAGCTTCGTTGTGCATGACCATATTTGTTAAATACGCGGGTCAAATCACGTTTGATGCTGATGCAACAATGATTCAAATTTTTTATAACATTCTTTCCATTCTTATCGTTTCTGTTGTTCTTGGCCTATTGGCGCTACAAGCGCCAAGTATTGCATCATCATTAGCGGGTGGCCTTGGCTTATCTTCGTTTAATCCTATTTCAATGGCATCTAATGCCGTAAATAGTGTTATGCGTGGCGGTTCAAAAGTATCAAATGCGGTTCAGCGCGGTGCGGCCAATTCAACAAGGGCAGTTAATTACGCTAAAAATCCTGCATATCGCCAAGCGGTTAATTCAAGAGCCGCTAGAAGTCTCGGTTTTTATAATCGTGGCAAATCGGCTGGTGACGGAAAAGTAAAACGCAATGATTCAGGCTCTAATGCAAATAAAGCGCAACCAAGCCAAAGTCAAACAGCCAGTGCATACCGTCCAGCAGCAGCAAAAAATACTGCGGCAATGAATTACCGTCCTCCATCAAGATCAGCCGCAAG